A single Triticum dicoccoides isolate Atlit2015 ecotype Zavitan chromosome 2A, WEW_v2.0, whole genome shotgun sequence DNA region contains:
- the LOC119359043 gene encoding annexin D3-like, with protein sequence MSAIVVPSPVPSPSDDAEGIRKALQGWRADKEALVRILAGRTAAQRSAIRRAYAFLFREPLLNSFRQRLSRQYCPVTIDFWKAVILWTMDPAERDANLVHGALRRRGDGDHLAVLVEVACASDPDHLVAVRRAYRSLFGCSVEEDLASCAALQQPLRKMLVSLVSSYRYGGDRVDADVARLEASQLSEAVRKKQPHHDEVVRILSTRSKPQLRATLRRYREDHGTDIVEDIDSRCSSQFARTLRSAVWCLTSPEKHFAEMIRESVVGLGTYEDMLTRVVVSRAEIDMKQIKEEYRARFKTTVTCDVVDDTSFGYKDILLALVGCEEE encoded by the exons ATGTCCGCCATCGTCGTCCCCAGCCCGGTGCCGTCCCCCTCCGACGACGCCGAGGGCATCAGGAAGGCGCTCCAAG GATGGCGGGCGGACAAGGAGGCCCTGGTGCGCATACTGGCGGGGAGGACGGCGGCGCAGCGGTCGGCGATCCGCCGCGCCTACGCCTTCCTCTTCCGGGAGCCGCTCCTCAACTCCTTCCGCCAGCGGCTCTCCCGCCAGTACTGCCCCGTCACCATCGACTTCTGG AAGGCGGTCATCCTGTGGACGATGGACCCGGCGGAGCGGGACGCGAACCTGGTGCACGGCGCGCTGCGGCGGCGAGGGGACGGCGATCACCTCGCCGTGCTGGTGGAGGTCGCGTGCGCGTCCGaccccgaccacctcgtggccgtccGGCGCGCCTACCGCTCCCTCTTCGGCTGCTCCGTCGAGGAGGACCTCGCGTCCTGCGCCGCGCTCCAGCAGCCGCTGAGGAAGATGCTGGTGAGCCTCGTGAGCTCCTACCGCTACGGCGGTGACCGCGTCGACGcggacgtggcgaggctggaggcgTCGCAGCTCTCGGAGGCCGTCCGGAAGAAGCAGCCGCACCACGACGAGGTGGTGCGGATCCTCAGCACCCGGAGCAAGCCCCAGCTCCGGGCGACGCTCCGGCGGTACAGGGAGGACCACGGCACCGACATCGTCGAGGACATCGACAGCCGCTGCAGCAGCCAGTTCGCCAGGACGCTCAGGAGCGCCGTCTGGTGCCTGACCTCGCCGGAAAAGCACTTCGCGGAGATGATCAGGGAGTCGGTGGTGGGGCTGGGGACGTACGAGGACATGCTGACGAGGGTGGTGGTGTCGCGGGCGGAGATCGACATGAAGCAGATCAAGGAGGAGTACAGGGCCAGGTTCAAGACCACCGTGACCTGCGACGTCGTCGACGACACCTCCTTCGGCTACAAGGACATCCTGCTGGCCCTGGTTGGCTGCGAGGAAGAGTGA